One genomic segment of Tripterygium wilfordii isolate XIE 37 chromosome 9, ASM1340144v1, whole genome shotgun sequence includes these proteins:
- the LOC120006195 gene encoding probable galactinol--sucrose galactosyltransferase 6, whose amino-acid sequence MTIKPVVKISERKLIVKDRTILTGVPDNVIATSGSASGPVEGMFLGAAFEEENYKQVIRLGTLREVRFMACFRFKLWWMAQKMGDQGREIPLETQFLLVETKDGTHLESDDGNEENQIVYTVFLPLIEGSFRACLQGNVNDELELCLESGDNDTKASSFQHPLFIYAGTDPFLTIQEAVKAVKLHLKTFRQRHEKKLPAIVDYFGWCTWDAFYQDVTQEGVESGLDSLSAGGIPPKFVIIDDGWQSVSGDPREEDTSNQENKPSPLLRLTGIKENSKFQKKDDPTVGIKNIVNIAKEKHGLLYVYVWHAITGYWGGVRPGVKEMEEYDSSLKYPMLTKGVVENEPTWKNDAIAVQGVGVVNPRKVYKFYNELHSYLASAGIDGVKVDVQCLLETLGAGFGGRVELTRQYHQALDASVARNFSDNGCIACMSHNTDALYCSKQTAVVRGSDDFYPRDPTSHTIHIAAVAYNSVFLGEFMQPDWDMFHSLHPAGEYHASARAISGGPVYVSDAPGKHNFELLKKLVLPDGSILRARLPGRPTKDCLFTDPARDGVSLLKIWNMNKYSGVLGVYNCQGAAWNSVERKNTFHQTGSEALTGAIRARDVHLIAEAATDPDWNGDCVVYCYRTGEVVILPYNASLPVSLKVLEHEIFTVTPIKVVAPGFSFAPLGLINMLNAGGAIDGLEYQLKDGTFKVSMEAKGCGKFGAYSSAQPKRVIVDSIDVEFEYDSSSGLVKFNLDSMPEEGKKHVVVVE is encoded by the exons atgacGATCAAACCGGTTGTAAAAATCTCCGAACGGAAGCTAATCGTCAAAGACAGGACGATTCTGACGGGAGTACCAGACAATGTGATCGCCACGTCTGGTTCAGCCTCCGGACCTGTGGAGGGAATGTTCCTCGGCGCAGCGTTTGAGGAGGAGAACTACAAGCAAGTGATCCGGTTAGGCACTTTGCGTGAAGTGCGGTTCATGGCTTGCTTCCGGTTCAAGCTATGGTGGATGGCCCAAAAAATGGGCGACCAAGGGAGAGAAATTCCTCTCGAGACTCAATTCCTTCTCGTGGAAACTAAAGATGGGACCCACCTTGAATCCGACGACGGAAACGAGGAGAATCAGATCGTCTACACTGTTTTCCTCCCTCTGATCGAAGGATCTTTCCGGGCTTGCCTTCAGGGCAATGTCAACGACGAGCTCGAGCTTTGCCTCGAGAGTGGCGACAACGACACCAAAGCGTCGTCCTTTCAGCACCCTCTCTTCATATACGCCGGGACCGACCCTTTCCTCACAATTCAGGAGGCAGTCAAAGCCGTCAAGCTCCACTTGAAGACTTTCAGGCAGCGTCATGAGAAAAAATTGCCTGCAATCGTTGATTACTTCGGTTGGTGCACCTGGGACGCCTTTTACCAAGATGTGACACAGGAAGGCGTCGAATCCGGCCTCGACAGCCTCTCCGCAGGTGGTATTCCGCCGAAGTTCGTGATCATAGACGACGGATGGCAATCAGTCAGCGGCGATCCACGAGAAGAAGATACCAGTAATCAGGAGAACAAACCTTCTCCGTTGCTGAGGTTGACCGGGATCAAGGAAAACTCCAAGTTTCAAAAGAAGGACGATCCAACAGTCGGGATCAAGAACATCGTGAACATAGCAAAGGAGAAGCACGGTTTGCTGTACGTGTACGTGTGGCACGCGATTACTGGATACTGGGGCGGAGTCCGACCCGGAGTGAAGGAGATGGAGGAATATGATTCGTCGTTGAAGTACCCGATGCTGACCAAAGGTGTTGTCGAGAACGAGCCGACGTGGAAGAACGACGCAATAGCGGTTCAGGGAGTCGGGGTAGTGAACCCCAGAAAGGTTTACAAATTCTACAACGAGCTTCACAGTTATCTGGCGTCTGCAGGCATAGATGGTGTTAAAGTGGACGTGCAGTGCCTATTGGAGACTCTCGGAGCTGGGTTTGGTGGCCGGGTCGAGTTGACCAGGCAATACCATCAAGCCCTTGATGCGTCGGTTGCAAGGAATTTCTCTGACAATGGTTGCATCGCTTGCATGAGCCACAATACTGATGCACTCTATTG CTCCAAACAGACGGCGGTGGTGAGAGGATCGGATGATTTCTATCCTCGTGATCCTACTTCTCACACCATTCACATAGCTGCCGTTGCATACAACAGTGTGTTCCTAGGAGAGTTCATGCAACCTGACTGGGACATGTTTCACTCTCTCCATCCAGCGGGTGAATACCACGCATCTGCCAGAGCCATCAGCGGTGGGCCCGTCTACGTTAG TGATGCGCCTGGAAAGCACAACTTTGAGCTGCTAAAGAAGCTGGTCCTGCCTGATGGGTCAATTCTTAGGGCCCGTTTACCTGGCCGGCCCACTAAAGATTGTTTATTCACTGACCCAGCCCGTGATGGtgttag CCTGTTGAAAATATGGAACATGAACAAGTACAGTGGGGTGCTGGGAGTCTACAACTGCCAAGGAGCAGCATGGAACAGTGTTGAAAGGAAGAACACCTTCCACCAAACTGGAAGTGAGGCCTTAACCGGTGCCATCCGGGCTCGAGATGTCCATCTCATTGCTGAAGCTGCCACCGACCCTGACTGGAACGGTGATTGTGTTGTTTACTGTTATCGGACAGGCGAAGTTGTGATCTTGCCTTACAATGCATCATTGCCAGTGTCACTTAAGGTCCTTGAGCATGAAATTTTCACTGTGACACCGATCAAAGTGGTAGCTCCTGGCTTCAGCTTTGCACCTTTGGGACTGATCAATATGCTCAATGCTGGTGGTGCCATTGATGGGCTTGAATACCAACTCAAAGATGGAACTTTCAAAGTTTCAATGGAGGCTAAAGGGTGTGGAAAGTTTGGTGCTTACTCATCAGCTCAGCCGAAACGGGTCATTGTGGATTCCATTGATGTGGAATTTGAGTATGATTCATCGTCCGGGTTGGTGAAATTCAACTTGGACAGTATGCCCGAGGAGGGCAAGAAACATGTAGTTGTAGTAGAGTAG